TGAACAGATCATAGGGTGATACAGTGCGACCGTTTTTATTCGAAGCATTCTTTGGATAGATAGTCGTAAGATTTGGCAGCATAGCATACTCAAAAGCTATTCACCTTTGAATAGTATGCATATGGTAGACGTATTTTAGTCTTTATTCATTTTGACAATCGACTGGATTTAATAATATTATATAAATTGTAAAGTCTTTGAGAGGATGTCCTTGGCTCCGTAATTTTTATTTAACCGCCTGGTTTAGATTATTGAACGTACGATTTATTTATAAGATCTTGTTTTCAAAAAAATAGAGACTAGATTTTTAATAATCTGCCATCTATCTATCTTAGCATTATAAAGCAATTGCCAAGAGCTGTCCAAAATCTTGCTTCCTTTATGACAGTGGTATTCGCCAATGTGAACTCTAAGCCAAGAGGTGCTATCCCTTATAATCTCTGCATAGGCTTTTTCTCCCGTATCAAAAACTGCGATTGCCTGGGTGGGTACTTCGGTCACTTCGGGTTCAAACAGAAATTCCGCGCGGCAACCTAGATCGGCGAAATTTCCATGAAAGATTATTCCATTCATATAGCAAGGGCTTAAAAGAAAAAACTGTTGAGAGCACAATCATTGGATAAAAGCTCATCTATTAACAACGTCTAAATTAGCTATTTGTTTTTTTTGCCTAAAAGTATGCACTTTATGCAATGCATTTTCATCGCATCCTGAACGTGTTTTTACTTTTTATACTGTATATATGCGTGTTTTGGCGATTTCGGAGCTGTCGGATGAACGAATAAACTTTTGCCGCTGTTTATTTAACGAGCAATGTGATGAAGATGTGACAGCACTACTTTCTATGGGCATATGATAGCTGGGCTCAACCAAGTTGAGCCTATTTTTTTAAAAACGATGAAATTATGGAAAATTTTAAAAAGATCAATCGGCGCCGGGCAATCGGCGCTTTAGGGACCGGAATTTTTGCATTTAGCCTTACCGGCAATTGGAGTAATGCAGCCACTCCGCAGATAGCTTATAAGGAAGATGATCCCATAAATAAAAATCCTAAACCTCCTTTCAAAGCGCAGTCACAGCCCTGGCCCGGGCTCTGCAGTAAAATTGATCCGAGGCCAGATCATGGCGAAAAATCCTACAAAGGATCAGGAAGGCTCAACGGGCGAAAAGCCTTAATAACGGGTGGTGACTCAGGTATGGGACGTGCAGCTGCCATCGCATACGCTCGGGAAGGGGCCGATGTGGCAATTAATTACCTCCCCGAGGAGGAAGCAGATGCACAAGAAGTCATTGCGCTGATCAAAGAAGCTGGTCGCAAGGCTGTGGCGATTCCTGGCGATCTTCGAAAAGAGGAGTTTTGTGGGCAACTTATTGAAGATGCTGTTCAGCATCTTGGTGGACTGGATATTCTCATAAGTAATGCCGCAAGGCAGCAAACAAAAGCTTCGATAGCCGATATTACAACCGAAGAGTTTGACGCAACGATGAAAACAAATATTTATGCGCCTTTTTGGTTAATCAAAGCAGCACTTCCTCATTTAAAGGCCGGCGCCGTTATTATTGGGACCACATCTGTTCAAGCGGCAGATCCTTCAGCGGATCTCTACGACTATGCGCAGACGAAAGCGGCAACAACCAATTATATACGTTCTCTGGCCAAACAATTGGGACCGCGAGGCATCCGGGTCAACGGGGTCGCGCCAGGCCCAATTTGGACAGCGCTACAGGTGAGTGGTGGAGCGACCCAAGAGAAGCTCGTTAACTTCGGAGGCGATACGCCATTGGGCAGACCCGGGCAGCCAGCAGAGCTAGCATCAATCTATGTGCAGCTGGCAGCTGCCGACGCTAGTTATGCAAATGGTCAGATTTATGGGGCTGCTGGTGGCGGTGGTCAACCTTAGCGGGAATATTCCCAGATCATGGGGATTTTTATGGGCTATGATAGGCTTAATACATCCAATTGCATATAAAAAATGAGCAGCCCTATAAATCTATACCGTATATAATATTACTAATATTATTAGTAATATTGTAAAATGAAACCGCTAGAAATCTTTTGCCGAAATCGGGTAATGTACGCTCAAATTACCGTGCATGATAAAAGCATGGGCATGAAAGATTATCATCTTCACAACAAAAATGGTCTTGCTTTTTATGTTTTCAGGAAATCTCAGGGAGAGTGGCAATTGGCATTCGGTGTACTCGCCGATGACATCAAGGAAGCGTGCATTGATGCCCTTATACTTCGCTTTGATACGGATGTGCCTGAGTTGTTTTATCATCATGGAAAACGCCAGGTCGTGGAAGTTCGGGCCAAGAAATACAGCCTTTGGCATATTTATCTCAACAATGCTTATGTAGGAAGTATTCAATATTATACGTTCACTAAGCAGTTCAATTACCACCTTGATGACAATTGCTTATTGACCGATGATCATGTGCAAAAGTATATAGTCCTGATACAACGTGGGGAATTAAAGTGGATAAAGGACGATATTCGATGAAAAAGGATATAAAAGGAATAAAAAACCTTGAGTCTGGGAGGGGCGAATCCTGTTTGGTTTTAAAAAAATATTTATCGGAGAAATGTTTTGTTATATCCAAAAATACTTCTCGATCGGCAATTGAGAATAAGAGCATTTCGGTAAAAAAAGTTGGTCGCATTTCTCCTTTTGTCCAACCCAAAGTCTTTTTGCTATCTCTTTAATGAGGCAATTGAGTGTTTGGTATGCTCGTTCTTTACTGATATATAACTCGGTATCTATTTTGCTAATATACTTTTTGTTGCTTAGCGATGTTTTATCTGGAGCAACATATTTATGTACATATTTTAGTCGGATAAGCGTATCCATATTGAAAGCGGAAATTTTAGAATTGCGGCCGTCTGGGATTGGGAAAAATTTATGACCCGCATTTTGAGAGAGTAATATCCAATTTAGGGAGTAAGCAACACGAGAATCATAAATAATGCATTCTTCGGGGAACGTATATGCCGCAACTTTTGAGATACTCGCAATACGCTCAAA
The DNA window shown above is from Sphingobacterium thalpophilum and carries:
- a CDS encoding SDR family oxidoreductase codes for the protein MENFKKINRRRAIGALGTGIFAFSLTGNWSNAATPQIAYKEDDPINKNPKPPFKAQSQPWPGLCSKIDPRPDHGEKSYKGSGRLNGRKALITGGDSGMGRAAAIAYAREGADVAINYLPEEEADAQEVIALIKEAGRKAVAIPGDLRKEEFCGQLIEDAVQHLGGLDILISNAARQQTKASIADITTEEFDATMKTNIYAPFWLIKAALPHLKAGAVIIGTTSVQAADPSADLYDYAQTKAATTNYIRSLAKQLGPRGIRVNGVAPGPIWTALQVSGGATQEKLVNFGGDTPLGRPGQPAELASIYVQLAAADASYANGQIYGAAGGGGQP